TGACGATAGGGAAACAATTATTCACTTGTCTCGCGAAGAAGATCGTAGAAAGGTGTACGACGTTTCGCTCGCTACTGCTGAGCTTCGTCAGGTACAATAAGACACGTTGGTGCGTGCACGCAAGTTATAGCGTGTATGCGGACGTGGTAGTGGGCCCGCGGCCGCCGGAGCCGGGTCGGGCAGTGCGCCGCACTGTGTCCGCTGTATGCTGCGTTCATGCGGACCTAGTTGGCAGCACGTTCACTCTGAATATCACACCAAAACTTAATTTTCCTCAACATGCTACTACAGAACTAATCGCATTTCACGTTACATCGCATCAATGATGTAGAGTCTATCTGGAGTGCAGAAAGCTATCTCACCACTCTCAAACTCTTGTAGATAGTACCAAACTATTCGTGGCTTTACTATTTTGAAATCAGTGATGAGATTGCACAGGTGCTGCAAATCTCTCGTGTATTGATCGATACTGACAAGACCCTCCTCGCGCTTCACCCAGGCTACAATGACCGAATCATCTCGACAAACAGCTGGGAAGGCTGTCATGTCCTCCGTCTTCAAGACATTCTTCTTCGTCCCCTCACTATCAAGGCACACGATAGCCGATGGGACTGCCACAATCTGGTTCCTCGTGGTGTGAAAAGAGAATAATTGACAGGGTTTAAATTCACAACTTATTTCCCTAACAGCCTTACCTCCTCGTGGGGTAAATACCTGGATCTTCTTTAGATTGACATAACCCACGTAGATATCATCATCTCTATCCACAGTGAGACCACCAAGTCCTCCTTCATCATAACTCATTGTCTCGAACGCGACGTTAAGCTCCCCCCATTGTGGAGTGTATAATGATATATTGTTGCCTCCATCACGTACAACACTTTCACCATCAGACAGGAATCCAATTCCCCAGACACTGACATCCTTCAGTACGGTCTGCTGTATCTCACCGTCAGGGGAGTAGACATGGATTCCGCCATTCACCGAACCCACTGCCATCTTGCCGTCTGGAGCACAAGTGGCACAGGTCATGCTGTCTTTGCTAGGGAGCTCTACGTCTGCTTTGACATCCCACGTGTAACCACCCAGCTCTCCGAGgcgaagttcattgaccttcgCTTCTTTACGGAATGAAATCTTTTGAGCTCGTTCTGCCACACCTTTCAGTGATTTGTCGTCAGGATCTTCTCGTTCCAGAAACCTCTTCAAGTTCTCGCATAGCGTGTCATGTGCAAACAAGGCGTCTTTCTCTAGCGGTACCTTCATACCTTTAGCTACCAGCTCTTCCATACCGTTCACGTGACTGAATGTTTGGCGACTCTCTTCCTCCATAGTTTGTAATTCCTTCTCGAATTTTTCAGACAATCGTTTCACTTGACATTTCAGGGTCTCTTTTCTGGTTGACAATAGTTGCATGCATTCCTCGTACGTCTTGTCGATGTCATCATTGAGTCTTCTCATCATGTTTGTTATTTCATCACGCTGTGTCTTTATGAAATCGATATGATTTTCAAtggttgttttctttgattttgctcTATCTTGTAACTTCTTGATATTTTGCTTCAAATTCTCCTCATGGATAGCTGCCTCTTCGATCTGATGCCCTGCTTGTAAGTGCCTTACCAACCCGCACTTGCTGCAAATGTACTCCCGACATTTGGTGCAGAAATACTCTTCATCATCGTTAGGATGTTTCTTACATTTCCGTCGCTTCTCAAGAGGAACTTTTCCAGAGAGTACGTCACTCATGGCCACCATTTTGTGATTGGAGACCAGTTTCCAGTTCTTGTGGCCATTCTCACACGATTCACACATGTATTTCCCACAGTCCTGACAGTAGGACACAGCTGGCTGCTTTCCGTCCGTCTCACAAACTGTACAAACTGGATTCTTGGTTTTCACTTCGTCCACGAGAGAATTCACTGGTACGTTTGTTTGTAACTTACTCACATCTCCACTTGGAACTGGCGTTTGTTTCCTGCATACTGGGCATGTTATAGTTTGTCGGCTGGGCTGAGTTTGAAAGATTTGTTGCAGGCAGTCTTTGCAGAAGATGTGAGAACACGTAAGTGATTTAGGTTGGTTAAAAAGTGTCAGGCAGGCAGGACAACTCAGATTCTGGCTGCTGATTTGATGAAACGTTGCCATGGTGTCCCTCTATGTCCTATAATAGCAAAAGAACCACACAGCGGTAAACAGAAATATGAATTCTCATTTATCAAAGACATAGAAAAGTGGATATTCAGTCGAAGCACGATGTTAAAATTGATGCACTCTTAAGATACAACTAAGTAATAAATCAAGCACAATTTAAAAGACGTGTGAATATTGTTTTCATGTTGCTAAGTATAGTTTATATCCGGGTTTCAAAGATTGATTTATGATGGTTCATTTGATTGGAGGAGATCACAC
The Diadema setosum chromosome 21, eeDiaSeto1, whole genome shotgun sequence DNA segment above includes these coding regions:
- the LOC140244481 gene encoding uncharacterized protein, whose translation is MATFHQISSQNLSCPACLTLFNQPKSLTCSHIFCKDCLQQIFQTQPSRQTITCPVCRKQTPVPSGDVSKLQTNVPVNSLVDEVKTKNPVCTVCETDGKQPAVSYCQDCGKYMCESCENGHKNWKLVSNHKMVAMSDVLSGKVPLEKRRKCKKHPNDDEEYFCTKCREYICSKCGLVRHLQAGHQIEEAAIHEENLKQNIKKLQDRAKSKKTTIENHIDFIKTQRDEITNMMRRLNDDIDKTYEECMQLLSTRKETLKCQVKRLSEKFEKELQTMEEESRQTFSHVNGMEELVAKGMKVPLEKDALFAHDTLCENLKRFLEREDPDDKSLKGVAERAQKISFRKEAKVNELRLGELGGYTWDVKADVELPSKDSMTCATCAPDGKMAVGSVNGGIHVYSPDGEIQQTVLKDVSVWGIGFLSDGESVVRDGGNNISLYTPQWGELNVAFETMSYDEGGLGGLTVDRDDDIYVGYVNLKKIQVFTPRGGKAVREISCEFKPCQLFSFHTTRNQIVAVPSAIVCLDSEGTKKNVLKTEDMTAFPAVCRDDSVIVAWVKREEGLVSIDQYTRDLQHLCNLITDFKIVKPRIVWYYLQEFESGEIAFCTPDRLYIIDAM